A single window of Salmo trutta unplaced genomic scaffold, fSalTru1.1, whole genome shotgun sequence DNA harbors:
- the LOC115186699 gene encoding oocyte zinc finger protein XlCOF22-like translates to KIHQRIHTGEKSYGCDQCGKSFTLLQTLKSHQRTHTGEKPYSCDQCWKSFTTSSNLTMHQRTHTGEKPFGCDQCGTSFSQLSTLIGHQRVHIGEKPFSCDQCGKGFTTSSCLTIHQRIHTGEKPYGCDQCGKSFTQLSNLIVHQRTHTGEKPYSCDHCGKSFTTSSCLTIH, encoded by the coding sequence aaaatacatcaaagaattcacacaggagagaaatcatacggctgtgatcaatgtgggaagagttttactctgctacaaaccctgaaatcacaccagagaacacacacaggagagaaaccttatagctgtgatcaatgttggaagagttttactacatctagcaatctaactatgcaccagagaacacacacaggagagaaaccttttggctgtgatcaatgtgggacgAGTTTTTCTCAGCTAAGCACCCTGATAGGACACCAGCGGGTACAcataggagagaaaccttttagctgtgatcaatgtgggaagggttttactacatctagttgtctaactatacaccagagaatacacacaggagagaaaccttatggctgtgatcaatgtgggaagagttttactcagctaagcaacctgatagtacaccagcggacacacacaggagagaaaccttatagctgtgatcactgtgggaagagttttactacatctagctgtctaactatacac